A window of Acidimicrobiales bacterium contains these coding sequences:
- a CDS encoding SpoIID/LytB domain-containing protein, whose product MIRLPLRRFALAVLITLVAFGAAPVAADTPVPTISFMGGGFGHGIGMSQYGALGRAEAGHTYDEILGFYYPGTTRQPIPGPLGDDNDIDVRLGVRSTVAITPAGGDLAFAMTGGEVFATSPGPVTATYLPPSGPETPGKWRLLVGSGAEQVDLCAASACTGQLGITTTGTHVLVTEGPGGAGIGVPRGGPSSGAYARGRILLRPGATGGNCGSATDFCVVHGDLAIDDYLRGIAEIPQSWPIEAQKAQAVAARSYAASAVIRRNGNGNAWDVVNDTGDQYYVGYGVELSGCLEWCKGIDATANEILTHGGVIAETYYSASNGGATAEPPHVWASGSTRPYLVAKADPFDGNDANPYRAREVAYPLADVSRWLNEYHLRVPDAGDQLQVGTVRAITIEDVPASGRLNFAEVTIVGTKKTVVVTNSDGRPYGERFYNALKLGCQATLLCDPLVSSNFSLLRLISFTDVEFDDYFYVPVLWMTTEELTTGVTPTTFGSGESNTRGQLATFVWRFAGKPQATVPHGFTDLVADSYYEDAVAWMRENGITTGTSPMEFTPQGSVTRAQAATFLWRFAGAPESTADHDFTDVPDDRYFTEAVRWMVEWDITTGTTPTTFAPEEPLTRAQIATFLWRLAGAPGAFAEGVELPAAMRTTS is encoded by the coding sequence ATGATTCGTCTGCCTCTCCGTCGCTTCGCCCTCGCGGTGCTCATCACGCTGGTCGCCTTCGGCGCCGCGCCCGTCGCCGCTGACACCCCCGTGCCCACGATCAGCTTCATGGGCGGTGGATTCGGCCACGGCATCGGCATGTCGCAATACGGCGCGCTCGGTCGCGCCGAGGCCGGGCACACCTACGACGAGATCCTCGGCTTCTACTACCCGGGCACCACCCGTCAGCCGATCCCCGGCCCACTCGGCGACGACAACGACATCGACGTGCGCCTCGGCGTGCGCTCCACCGTGGCGATCACCCCCGCCGGCGGCGATCTCGCCTTCGCCATGACCGGTGGCGAGGTGTTCGCCACCTCGCCCGGCCCGGTCACGGCGACGTACCTCCCTCCTTCCGGCCCCGAAACACCGGGCAAATGGCGCCTCCTGGTCGGCAGCGGCGCCGAGCAGGTCGACCTCTGCGCGGCGTCGGCCTGCACCGGCCAGCTGGGCATCACCACGACGGGAACCCACGTGCTCGTGACCGAGGGCCCCGGAGGCGCCGGTATCGGGGTCCCCCGCGGCGGTCCGTCCTCGGGGGCCTACGCCCGAGGCAGGATCCTCCTTCGTCCCGGCGCCACCGGCGGCAACTGCGGGAGCGCCACCGACTTCTGCGTCGTGCACGGCGACCTCGCCATCGACGACTATCTGCGGGGTATCGCCGAGATCCCCCAGTCCTGGCCCATCGAGGCGCAGAAGGCGCAGGCCGTCGCCGCCCGCAGCTACGCCGCATCCGCCGTCATCCGCCGAAACGGCAACGGCAACGCGTGGGACGTCGTCAACGACACCGGCGATCAGTACTACGTCGGCTACGGCGTCGAACTGTCCGGCTGCCTCGAGTGGTGCAAAGGCATCGACGCGACCGCGAACGAGATCCTCACCCACGGTGGCGTCATCGCCGAGACCTACTACTCGGCCTCCAACGGCGGCGCGACGGCCGAGCCGCCCCACGTATGGGCGTCCGGCTCAACCCGGCCCTATCTCGTCGCCAAGGCCGACCCGTTCGACGGCAACGACGCCAACCCGTACCGGGCCCGAGAGGTGGCCTACCCGCTCGCCGACGTTTCCCGCTGGCTCAACGAGTACCACCTGCGCGTCCCCGACGCCGGCGATCAACTCCAGGTCGGCACCGTGCGAGCCATCACGATCGAGGACGTTCCCGCTTCCGGCCGCCTCAACTTCGCCGAGGTGACCATCGTCGGCACGAAGAAGACGGTCGTGGTCACGAACTCCGACGGCAGGCCCTACGGCGAACGGTTCTACAACGCGCTGAAGCTCGGGTGTCAGGCCACGTTGCTCTGCGATCCACTCGTCTCGTCCAACTTCTCGCTCCTCCGGCTGATCTCGTTCACCGACGTCGAGTTCGACGACTACTTCTACGTGCCCGTCCTCTGGATGACCACCGAGGAGCTGACCACCGGCGTCACGCCCACCACGTTCGGGTCCGGAGAGTCCAACACCCGGGGTCAGTTGGCCACCTTCGTCTGGCGTTTCGCGGGCAAACCGCAGGCCACGGTCCCCCACGGGTTCACCGATCTCGTCGCCGACAGCTACTACGAGGACGCGGTGGCCTGGATGAGAGAGAACGGCATCACCACCGGCACCTCGCCGATGGAGTTCACCCCCCAGGGCTCCGTCACCCGAGCCCAGGCGGCCACCTTCCTCTGGCGCTTCGCCGGCGCACCCGAGTCGACGGCCGACCACGACTTCACCGATGTCCCCGACGATCGCTACTTCACCGAAGCGGTCCGTTGGATGGTCGAGTGGGACATCACCACCGGCACGACGCCCACCACGTTCGCTCCGGAGGAGCCCCTCACCCGGGCCCAGATCGCCACGTTCCTCTGGCGGCTGGCCGGTGCCCCCGGCGCGTTCGCCGAGGGTGTCGAACTTCCCGCGGCCATGAGGACCACGTCGTGA
- a CDS encoding S-layer homology domain-containing protein has protein sequence MISRRRVLQTAAAVPALGLLPGFVRTAGANAGTPVGAGAIVEADGLTGLSLSWTGDTHTGAVVRALVDGTWGQDIEVESDHGHGPDDPSGRAHGPAVMVPGAEAYWVANRGVDDLRVHEITAPERRLRAAALTIVTPIPGLEIIDRSSWTDIPRRDTIDCALTTSVFGLGCRADVGLRHGIVHHTVNPNGYSESAVPDLIHGIQRYHVDTRGWDDIGYNFVIDRFGRIWQGREGDLYEPIAAGHTTGLNGESVGVAVLGTFSTDTVPDAVVESLGLLLGWKLSLHGVDPLGHTLVRSAGSDLAEPGEFVDVDNISGHRDNGQTSCPGTVLYERLDEIRSAAAELVPVFGHLTPTYSLDDVRCEGWVIDRFSPAEAQDIEIIVDGGEPIVITADGEVDDLADDYPDAGAAHGFDHTVPIDLDTTSIVVRATAADGRTADLMDLTLFATFVDVEPTRFFAPGVYYLRQKGLTTGTRPGLFEPMDHVTRGQMATFLHRFMDLPPFTAPAPFVDLVEGAFYEAAVNWLYESGVTTGTSPTTFEPEAFVTRGQMATFLWRMCGQPAAQSSAVFSDVPSGAFYEKAVAWMAELGITTGISPTLFAPLDRIRRGEMATFLQRLGTTPEAWTLVEPPSAVDF, from the coding sequence GTGATCTCGCGCCGCCGGGTCCTTCAGACCGCGGCGGCGGTCCCCGCGCTCGGTCTGCTGCCGGGTTTCGTCAGGACAGCCGGCGCGAACGCCGGCACGCCCGTGGGCGCCGGCGCCATCGTCGAGGCCGACGGCCTCACCGGTCTCTCGCTGAGCTGGACGGGCGATACGCACACCGGTGCAGTGGTGCGGGCGCTCGTCGACGGCACCTGGGGCCAGGACATCGAGGTCGAGAGCGACCACGGCCACGGACCCGATGATCCGTCGGGCCGAGCCCACGGACCCGCCGTGATGGTGCCCGGGGCCGAGGCCTACTGGGTTGCGAACCGGGGCGTCGACGACCTGCGGGTCCACGAGATCACCGCCCCCGAACGGCGGCTGCGAGCCGCCGCACTCACGATCGTCACCCCGATTCCGGGGCTCGAGATCATCGATCGCAGCAGTTGGACCGACATCCCCCGCCGCGACACCATCGATTGCGCCCTCACCACCTCGGTGTTCGGTCTCGGCTGTCGCGCCGACGTCGGTCTTCGCCACGGCATCGTCCATCACACCGTCAACCCCAACGGCTACTCGGAGTCGGCCGTCCCCGACCTGATCCACGGCATCCAGCGGTACCACGTCGACACACGGGGCTGGGACGACATCGGCTACAACTTCGTGATCGATCGATTCGGCCGCATCTGGCAGGGGCGCGAGGGCGATCTCTACGAACCGATCGCCGCCGGGCACACCACCGGCCTCAACGGCGAGAGCGTCGGCGTCGCCGTGCTCGGCACGTTCAGCACCGACACCGTCCCTGACGCCGTCGTGGAGTCGCTCGGCCTGCTCCTCGGGTGGAAGTTGAGCCTCCACGGTGTCGACCCACTCGGCCACACGCTGGTTCGGTCGGCGGGCAGCGACCTCGCCGAGCCCGGAGAATTCGTCGATGTCGACAACATCAGTGGCCATCGAGACAACGGGCAGACGTCATGCCCCGGCACGGTCCTCTACGAACGACTCGACGAGATCCGTTCGGCGGCCGCCGAACTGGTGCCGGTCTTCGGTCACCTGACACCCACCTACAGTCTCGACGACGTCCGCTGCGAGGGCTGGGTGATCGATCGTTTCTCGCCGGCCGAGGCGCAGGACATCGAGATCATCGTCGATGGTGGCGAGCCCATCGTGATCACCGCCGACGGCGAGGTCGACGACCTGGCCGACGACTATCCCGACGCCGGCGCCGCCCACGGTTTCGACCACACCGTGCCGATCGACCTCGACACCACGTCCATCGTGGTCCGGGCCACGGCCGCCGACGGCCGCACCGCCGATCTCATGGACCTCACCCTGTTCGCCACGTTCGTGGATGTGGAGCCCACGCGGTTCTTCGCCCCGGGCGTCTACTATCTGCGCCAGAAGGGCCTGACCACCGGCACCCGGCCGGGCCTCTTCGAGCCGATGGACCATGTCACCCGTGGCCAGATGGCCACCTTCCTCCATCGGTTCATGGACCTGCCGCCATTCACCGCGCCGGCACCCTTCGTCGACCTGGTCGAGGGTGCCTTCTACGAGGCCGCCGTGAACTGGCTCTACGAGTCGGGCGTCACCACCGGCACCTCGCCCACCACGTTCGAGCCGGAGGCCTTCGTCACCCGCGGTCAGATGGCCACGTTCCTGTGGCGGATGTGTGGCCAGCCGGCCGCGCAGTCGTCCGCCGTGTTCTCCGACGTACCCTCGGGCGCCTTCTACGAGAAGGCCGTCGCCTGGATGGCCGAGCTCGGGATCACCACCGGCATCTCGCCCACCCTGTTCGCCCCGCTCGACAGGATCCGGCGCGGCGAGATGGCCACCTTCCTGCAGCGGCTCGGCACCACCCCTGAAGCCTGGACGCTGGTCGAGCCGCCCTCCGCGGTCGACTTCTAG
- the rfbD gene encoding dTDP-4-dehydrorhamnose reductase: protein MKILVTGANGQLGTEIQPLLEPHEVVAVDLPELDIADRAMVLGALHELRPDVVINCAALTAVDLCETEVDLAYSVNALAVRHLAEGAHAVGAHLASVSTDYVFDGTKVGPYNEWDEPCPVSVYGRSKLAGEREAGFGATVVRTAWVCGEHGNNMVKTILRLLGEHDTLTFVDDQVGHPTFTADLAPVLRDLALARRPGLFHVTNQGAVSWFEFAREVATAAGADPSRVNPCSTEELGMDYPAPRPANSVLDNMALRLSGLPETRDFRAPLAELVARLS from the coding sequence ATGAAGATCCTGGTCACGGGAGCCAACGGTCAGCTCGGTACGGAGATCCAGCCACTGCTCGAGCCCCACGAGGTCGTCGCCGTCGACCTTCCCGAGCTCGACATCGCCGACCGCGCCATGGTGCTCGGCGCGCTCCACGAGCTGCGCCCCGATGTGGTGATCAACTGCGCAGCGTTGACGGCGGTCGACCTCTGCGAGACCGAGGTCGATCTCGCGTACTCGGTCAACGCGCTCGCCGTTCGCCACCTGGCCGAGGGCGCGCACGCCGTCGGTGCCCACCTCGCCTCGGTGTCGACCGACTACGTGTTCGACGGCACGAAGGTCGGCCCGTACAACGAGTGGGACGAACCGTGTCCGGTGTCGGTCTACGGGCGGTCGAAGCTGGCCGGCGAGCGCGAGGCCGGGTTCGGGGCCACCGTCGTGCGCACCGCCTGGGTGTGTGGCGAACACGGCAACAACATGGTGAAGACCATCCTGCGGCTCCTGGGGGAACACGACACGCTGACCTTCGTCGACGACCAGGTCGGACACCCGACCTTCACCGCCGACCTGGCCCCGGTGTTGCGGGACCTGGCCCTGGCCAGGCGGCCCGGGCTGTTCCACGTCACCAACCAGGGTGCGGTGAGCTGGTTCGAGTTCGCTCGCGAGGTCGCGACGGCGGCCGGCGCCGATCCGTCCCGCGTGAACCCGTGCAGCACCGAGGAGCTGGGCATGGACTATCCGGCGCCGCGGCCGGCGAACTCGGTGCTCGACAACATGGCCCTGCGTCTGTCGGGGTTGCCCGAGACCCGCGACTTCCGCGCGCCGCTGGCCGAACTGGTGGCCCGCCTCAGCTGA